In the genome of Enterococcus sp. DIV2402, the window ATACTTGGATCAATGCCGACTTCTGTAATATCTTTAATCACAGCAAGATAGGGCAATTGATGCTTTTCAGCAAATGATTTTGATGCAAGTAAGACACCTGCTGCACCGTCGTTTAATGTAGACGCATTACCAGCAGTTACTGTGCCTTCTTCTTTAAAAACAGTGCGAAGTGTTCCTAATTTTTCAAGAGTCGTTTCAGGACGAATGCCTTCATCTTTTGCATACACTGTCTCTTCTACTTCTATTGGTAAAATCTCTTCTACAAAATAGCCTTTTGCTTGTGCTGCTGCTGCTTTTTTCTGTGAATATAACGCAAACGTATCTTGTTGTTGGCGTGTAATAGTAAATTGTTCCGCTACATTTTCAGCGGTCAAGCCCATATGCTTGCCACTAAAAGCATCTGTTAAGCCATCTTTAATCATCACTGGTTTTGGTTGGCTATAAGAGTCTGTTTGTTTATCATATTGCGACAGATAAGGTGCTTGACTCATACTTTCAACGCCACCTGCTAATACAACCTCCGCTTCACCTAATTGAATTGCTTGTCTAGCTAAGGCGATTGCTTTCAAACCAGATCCGCAAACCTCATTGATTGTTGACGCTGGAATGTCATAAGATAACCCACTATTTAACGCAATTTGGCGTGCAGGATTTTGACCATTCCCTGCTTGTAAAACATTCCCAAAAATAACTTGTTGTACTTCTTTTTGTAGCATTGGATTTCTTTTTAATAGTGCCTGTGTGACGGTTGTCCCTAACGTAACAGCCGAAACTTGATTAAATTGACCTCGATACTTTCCAATTGGCGTTCTCAAGGCATCAATAATTACAACTTCTTCCACTTTGCCACCTCCAAAATGAACTATAGCATTCTTCTGTTGAAAAAAAAACTTTCTCTTTATTATAACCATTTTTTACTAAAGATTCTTTAACAATCTTTAAATTATCTGCTATTTTTTCCCTAATTTTCACAAAAATATGTTACTTTATAAAAGTAAACTATCGTTAAAGGAGATTAACTATGACTGTTGGTATAGATAGAATCAGTTTTTTTGTTCCGCCTTATTTTATTGACATGACGGATTTAGCTCATGCTCGTGATGTTGATCCAAATAAATTCCATATTGGGATTGGCCAAGATCAAATGGCTATAAATGCCAAAACACAAGATATCGTAACTTTTGCGACCAATGCAGCCAAGCATATTTTGACAGAGGAAGATTTAGAAACAATTGATACAGTAATTGTGGCAACTGAATCAGGGATTGATGAATCAAAAGCCGCTTCTGTTGTCCTTCACCGTTTGTTAGGAATTCAACCTTTTGCTCGCTCATTTGAAATCAAAGAAGCTTGTTATGGGGGCACGGCAGGTTTGCAATTTGCAAAAAACCATGTGACTCTTCATCCTGAAAGTAAAGTCTTAGTCGTCGCAACCGATATTGCGCGTTATGGTTTAAATTCTGGTGGTGAACCAACACAAGGTGCTGGGGCAGTTGCGATGTTAATTACCGCTAATCCTAGAATTTTAAGTTTGAATGATGACAATGTGATGTTAACGCAAGATATCTATGATTTCTGGCGACCAGTTGGCCATGATTATCCACTAGTTGATGGACCACTATCAAACGAGACGTATATCAATGCCTTCCAAAAAGTTTGGCAAGAAAATACACGTCGAAATGGTTATACACTAGCCGATTATCAAGCCTTAGCTTTTCATATTCCTTACACAAAAATGGGCAAAAAAGCCTTACTTGCTATTTTAGAAAATGAAACAGAAGACGAACAAGCGCGCATTCTTGCACGCTATGAAGAAAGTATCGCTTATAGTCGCCGAATTGGGAATCTTTATACGGGTTCATTATATTTGGGCCTCATTTCACTCTTAGAGCATGCCACAAGTTTAAAAGCTGGGGATCGAATTGGGCTTTTTAGTTATGGCTCCGGTGCTGTTTCTGAATTTTTCAGTGGTCATTTAGTTGAAGGCTACGAACACTATTTGTTGGCCGATGTTCATACTGCTCTATTAGAACAACGTGTTAAATTATCAATTGAAGCCTATGAAGAATTATTTAATGACAAACTAGATACAACTATTGATGGAACATTTGATGACGATACTCTATTTAGTATCTCAGAGATTCAACATACCATTCGTTCATATCGGACAAAATAAACAGTGACATCCTTTCATGTAATATGAGGGGATGTTTTTTATTGACGAAAATTTCTGAAGATTTGAAATTTTCGATTGACTTAACGCCCCTTTTTCTCTTATACTGAATACATTCAATGTGGAGGGATTATTATGACCAATCTAAATACGCAAACACAATTGAATTACTTTTACTTTAGCTATTTTAGATAGGCTTGTAGTCGGCAATTTGGGTACAGGCGGAAAAATTATTTTCGTATCTATTTGGCTAGGGTCTTTTGTTAGCCATGTAGACACTTCCTAAATGGCTGAAAATGTTGATTTTAAGATGTTTTTCATCCATTTAGACACTTGTCTGAATGGATTTTTTATTTTTAAAAATTATTCTAGGGGGAAAAAAAATGAAAATGAAAAAATTAGTTACAACTAGCTTTGTTGCGTTGAGCGTATTTGCTTTAGCTGCTTGTGGTACATCTAACGAGGAGTCTAGTGGTGATAGCGATGCAAAAAGAGTTGGTGTTTTACAAATTGTGCAGCATGGTTCATTAGATGCAGCATACGAAGGTTTTAAAGAAGGTTTAGCTGAAGGCGGCTATAAAGAAGGCGAAAACTTAGTCATTGATTATCAAAATGCTCAAAACAATCAAGACAATTTGAAAAGTATGAGTGAAAAATTAGTCAAAGATAAGTCCGATTTATTATTAGGGATTGCTACTCCTGCTGCTCAATCGTTAGCCAATGAAACCCAAGATATTCCAATTGTTGTGACAGCAGTTACGGACTTAGCAGAAGCAAAATTAGTTGATTCCAATGAAAAACCAGGTCGTAATGTGACAGGAACAACCGATATGGTCCCAGATATTAGCAAACAAACCGATCTATTATTAAGCATCATTGATAATCCAAAAACAATTGGTATCATGTACAATGCTGGTGAAGCAAATTCAAAAATTCAAGCGAGCTTAGCAAAAGAAGCCTTGGAAAAAGCTGGTGTTGAAGTCAAAGAATTAACGGCAAACACTACCAATGATGTGCAACAAGTTACTACAAGTTTAGCCAAAGACGTTGATGGCATTTACATTCCAACCGACAATACCTTTGCCAGTGCTGCAACTGTGGTTGGTGAAGTAGCGAAAGAAACAAAAACACCAATCGTTGCGGCTTCTATTGAACAAGTAGAAGCTGGTGGTTTAGCAACATACGGTATTGATTATGAATCATTAGGTAAACAAACTGGTTTAATGGCAGCAAAAATCCTTGATGGCGATGCGACACCTAGCACCACGCCTGTAGAATACGCTAATGAATTAAAATTAGTCGTAAATGAAGAGATGGCAGAAGCGTTAGGTATTGATCCAGCAAGTATTAAAGCACCTGAATAAGGCGTTTGCGAGGACGATACTCACTCGTCCTCGTTATTATTTTATAAGATTTGAGGAATGAGTATGGATATATTAATTCTAGTACAGTCAGCGACTTCCCAAGGGGTCGTTTGGGCATTGTTAGCGATTGGTGTTTTTATCACCTTTCGAATTTTAGATATTGCAGATTTAACCGCCGAAGGAAGTTTTCCACTTGGCGCGGGGATTGCGGCAATTAGTATCACAAGTGGTTATTCACCATGGATTGCCACCTTATTAGGATTTTTTGGTGGTGTATTAGCAGGTTTGGTTTCTGGATTACTTCATACGAAATTAAAAATCCCTGCTTTGTTAGCGGGAATTATTACAATGACTGGCTTATATTCTGTCACTTCACGTGTAATGCAAGCTCCTAACATCGCATTATTAGGAGAAAAAACAGTTTTTAGTTGGTTTCAATCATTAGGTTTAAACAAAATTAATGCCACAATTATTGTTGGTACATTAATTGCTGCACTGGTTATTTTATTGCTATTTTTATTTTTCCGCACAGAAACTGGACTAGCCATTCGTGCAACTGGCGATAATATTGATATGAGTGAGGCAAACGGTATTAATACCGACAACATGAAAATGATTGGTTATATGATTTCAAACGGTTGTATTGCCCTATCAGGTGCGTTAATTGCACAAAATAATGGGTTCGCTGATTTGAACTCTGGTGTTGGGACAATTGTTATTGGGTTAGCTTCGATTATCATTGCAGAAGTTTTATTCCGTAATCAACCGTTATTGTTCAGACTAATAACGATTGTCGTTGGTGCAATTATTTACCGATTCATTTTAGCAATTGTTTTCGAATTAAATGTCGAACCAGCCGATTCAAAAATTGCCTCTGCCATCGTCTTAGTTTTATGTTTATCGTTACCACAAATTCGTGGAAAACTAGGGCTAAATAAATCAAAAGGAGGCGTGAAAAAATGACTCCCGTATTAGAAATTAAAGATTTACACCAAATTTTTGAACAAGGAACTATCAATGAAAATCACGTCTTAAAAGGCATTGATTTAACTATTCAACCTGGAGAATTTATTACGATTATTGGTGGAAACGGTGCTGGTAAATCAACTTTATTAAACAGTATTGCTGGTGCGATTCCTCCAAAACAAGGAACTATTTTACTAAATGGCAAAAATGTGACGAAAGATTCTGTCATCAAACGTTCAAAATCAATTAGTCGCGTATTCCAAGATCCAAAACTGGGGACTGCGGTTCGTTTAACAGTGGAAGAAAATTTAGCTTTGGCTTTAAAACGTGGGAAAAAACGTGGATTTAGCTTGGCTGTTAAAATGAAAAATCGTCCTTTCTTCAAAGAACAACTTGCTACGTTAAATCTAGGATTGGAAAATCGTTTAACTGCTGAGATTGGGTTACTTTCAGGTGGACAACGTCAAGCTATCACGCTATTAATGGCAACTTTGGTTCGTCCTGACTTAATTTTATTAGATGAACATACCGCTGCATTGGATCCTAAAACCTCCATTACAGTGATGGAATTAACGGATCGTTTAATTAAAGAACATCAACTAACAGCTTTCATGGTTACGCATGATATGGAAGATGCCATTAAATATGGTACTCGATTAATCATGCTCCACCAAGGACAAATTGTAGTGGATATTTCCGAAGAAGAAAAACGTCATTTAACCGTGCCACAATTAATGGAAATGTTCCAAAAAAATAGCGGTACTGAATTAAAAGATGACCAGTTATTATTAAGTTAACCAAAATTGCCCGTAGTGATTTTTTCCATCACTGCGGGTAATTTGTTATAAAAAAAGACAATTACCAAAATGATAATTGTCTTCACAACTGGGGTAGCTGGATTCGAACCAACGCATGAGGGAGTCAAAGTCCCTTGCCTTACCGCTTGGCTATACCCCAAGATTAAATATATTAAAGGGCGACCGATGGGAATCGAACCCACGAGTGCCGGAGCCACAATCCGGTGCGTTAACCACTTCGCCACGGTCGCCATCATGTCATCTTATCTAACAAATTTACTGTTAAATTCGCAACGACTCAACTATTATAACATCGCCTACTTTATTTGTCTACCTTTTTTCTGTTATTTTTCATAAGAATTTCAATTCTTCAGAACAGACGAAAAAAAATATTTCATCGCCTACTCTCATGGCGATGAAACATGTTATAATTTTTTTATCTTAATAAAAGGAAGTGTGACACAATGATAAAAGTTGGAATTATTGGTTATGGTAATTTAGGACGCGGTGTGGAGCGTGCGTTAAAACAAAATAAAGATATGGAATTAGTAGGTGTATTTACGCGACGTGCTCCAGAAACAGTTACAACAGAAGGTGCCTCAGCTTACACAATGGAAGATTTAACTGCTTATCAAGATAAAATCGATGTTTGTATTTTATGTGGCGGTTCTGCAACTGACCTACCTATTCAAACACCAGAATTAACACACTTATTTAATACAGTGGATAGCTTTGACACTCATGCAAAAATTCCTGAACATTTTGCTAATGTTGATAAGGTTGCCAAAGAAAATCAAACCGTTTCGATTATCTCTACAGGTTGGGATCCAGGTCTCTTTAGTTTAAATCGTTTATACGCACAAAGTATTTTACCAAATGGCGAAACCTATACTTTTTGGGGCAAAGGTGTGAGTCAAGGACATTCTGACGCGTTACGTCGTATTGCCGGTGTGGCTGATGCTACGCAATATACTATTCCCAATACAGAAATTATTGAACGTCTAAAAGCTGGTGAAAAGCTAACTTTAACAACACGTGATAAACACTTGAGAGAATGTTTTGTTGTTTTAGAAGAAAACGCGGACGCTGAAAAAATCAAAGAAGAAATCGTGACGATGCCGAATTATTTTGCAGATTACGATACAGAAGTTCATTTCATCTCGCAAGAAGAATTAAATCATGACCATAAAGCAATGCCTCATGGAGGTACTGTTTTGCATACTGGAACGACACATGAAAATACTAAGCAAGTGATTGAATACAACTTATATTTAGACAGTAATCCTGAGTTTACAGCAAGTGTTTTAGTTGCCTATGCTCGTGCTTGCGCTCGTCTAGCAAATGAACAAACATTTGGCGCATATACTGTGTTAGATATTGCACCTAAATATTTATCACCTATTTCAGATGAAGAATTAAGAAAAGAGTTACTATAAAATAGCAACAAACTGGAAAAACCGAGTGTTTTCCAGTTTGTTTTTTTATTTAAAAAATCGTAGGAATCATGCCTCCATCTAATCGCAAGGCAGCTCCTGAAAATGAACGAGATGCCGGACTTGCTACGAAGACGACAAAGCGTCCAATTTCTTCTGGACGAATCAAACGTTGAATTTGCGATAAGGGTCGATGATTTTTCATGAAATCTGCTTCCCAGTCGGCTTCATCTAAACCACTTCCTTGATACATGGTAACTAACATGTCGTGCACACCTTCAGTTAAGGTTGAACCTGGCAAGATTGTATTCACAGTGACATTGGTCTGTTTTGTTAATCTCGATAAACTTTTGGCTAAGGATAAATTCATGGTCTTCGTCATACTATATTGTGCCATTTCACCAGAAGGCATCAAAGCTTCTTCACTAGCTATAAATAAAATACGACCGAAATCATTGGCAAGCATCTTTGGTAAATAAAATTTCGCCAGAGCATTTCCA includes:
- a CDS encoding hydroxymethylglutaryl-CoA synthase, with the translated sequence MTVGIDRISFFVPPYFIDMTDLAHARDVDPNKFHIGIGQDQMAINAKTQDIVTFATNAAKHILTEEDLETIDTVIVATESGIDESKAASVVLHRLLGIQPFARSFEIKEACYGGTAGLQFAKNHVTLHPESKVLVVATDIARYGLNSGGEPTQGAGAVAMLITANPRILSLNDDNVMLTQDIYDFWRPVGHDYPLVDGPLSNETYINAFQKVWQENTRRNGYTLADYQALAFHIPYTKMGKKALLAILENETEDEQARILARYEESIAYSRRIGNLYTGSLYLGLISLLEHATSLKAGDRIGLFSYGSGAVSEFFSGHLVEGYEHYLLADVHTALLEQRVKLSIEAYEELFNDKLDTTIDGTFDDDTLFSISEIQHTIRSYRTK
- a CDS encoding ABC transporter substrate-binding protein, encoding MKMKKLVTTSFVALSVFALAACGTSNEESSGDSDAKRVGVLQIVQHGSLDAAYEGFKEGLAEGGYKEGENLVIDYQNAQNNQDNLKSMSEKLVKDKSDLLLGIATPAAQSLANETQDIPIVVTAVTDLAEAKLVDSNEKPGRNVTGTTDMVPDISKQTDLLLSIIDNPKTIGIMYNAGEANSKIQASLAKEALEKAGVEVKELTANTTNDVQQVTTSLAKDVDGIYIPTDNTFASAATVVGEVAKETKTPIVAASIEQVEAGGLATYGIDYESLGKQTGLMAAKILDGDATPSTTPVEYANELKLVVNEEMAEALGIDPASIKAPE
- a CDS encoding ABC transporter permease, whose product is MDILILVQSATSQGVVWALLAIGVFITFRILDIADLTAEGSFPLGAGIAAISITSGYSPWIATLLGFFGGVLAGLVSGLLHTKLKIPALLAGIITMTGLYSVTSRVMQAPNIALLGEKTVFSWFQSLGLNKINATIIVGTLIAALVILLLFLFFRTETGLAIRATGDNIDMSEANGINTDNMKMIGYMISNGCIALSGALIAQNNGFADLNSGVGTIVIGLASIIIAEVLFRNQPLLFRLITIVVGAIIYRFILAIVFELNVEPADSKIASAIVLVLCLSLPQIRGKLGLNKSKGGVKK
- a CDS encoding ABC transporter ATP-binding protein, with the protein product MTPVLEIKDLHQIFEQGTINENHVLKGIDLTIQPGEFITIIGGNGAGKSTLLNSIAGAIPPKQGTILLNGKNVTKDSVIKRSKSISRVFQDPKLGTAVRLTVEENLALALKRGKKRGFSLAVKMKNRPFFKEQLATLNLGLENRLTAEIGLLSGGQRQAITLLMATLVRPDLILLDEHTAALDPKTSITVMELTDRLIKEHQLTAFMVTHDMEDAIKYGTRLIMLHQGQIVVDISEEEKRHLTVPQLMEMFQKNSGTELKDDQLLLS
- a CDS encoding diaminopimelate dehydrogenase — protein: MIKVGIIGYGNLGRGVERALKQNKDMELVGVFTRRAPETVTTEGASAYTMEDLTAYQDKIDVCILCGGSATDLPIQTPELTHLFNTVDSFDTHAKIPEHFANVDKVAKENQTVSIISTGWDPGLFSLNRLYAQSILPNGETYTFWGKGVSQGHSDALRRIAGVADATQYTIPNTEIIERLKAGEKLTLTTRDKHLRECFVVLEENADAEKIKEEIVTMPNYFADYDTEVHFISQEELNHDHKAMPHGGTVLHTGTTHENTKQVIEYNLYLDSNPEFTASVLVAYARACARLANEQTFGAYTVLDIAPKYLSPISDEELRKELL
- a CDS encoding SDR family NAD(P)-dependent oxidoreductase, coding for MELYLKNKTVLVTGSTKGIGKAIAIEFAREGASVIINGRQTEAVSEVVHELKQQFPETNPQAAPFDLSKDTQREQLFVAFPEVDILINNMGIFQPIDYFEITDEVWKTYFTTNVLAGNALAKFYLPKMLANDFGRILFIASEEALMPSGEMAQYSMTKTMNLSLAKSLSRLTKQTNVTVNTILPGSTLTEGVHDMLVTMYQGSGLDEADWEADFMKNHRPLSQIQRLIRPEEIGRFVVFVASPASRSFSGAALRLDGGMIPTIF